The window ataagaatttAGAATGAGAAACAGTAATTCAAATCCCGTCCGAATGTGTTTTaatagcaatttaccaaacaactgTAGAAGCAAGCGGAACATAAACTCGAATAGAAGCGCTTACCGGTATCTCACTTTTACCGTCCAGAGTCGGTGATTTTAACGGTAGcatttaaatattcatattttttttttacagttttattgattggggttttatttactcaaacatagtatacatttttgtttatcaaattgtcagaaataacaggcaaAATGCATAcatctgtcaaataaggtaacgcagactcattgcctttactgtgTATGCAAACAGATAAGCTATAAAGCTTACTGTAGTGCGTAGTCACGCCCCCAAAAGCTCATTCTGAGCCAGTAAAAAACCCAGTAAATATTGCATTAATTTGTATTTTGCATGTGCTGATGTGTCCCTCTTgctgtccctctcctctccagtgaaaAACGTAAGGGGTGTGATAGCACGCTACATGGCAGCCCTCCAGGAATATCGCCGCAATGTTTCCATGAAGGTGGCCTTTGACCGGGTTGGTGTGGACCGCAACACCATCTCCCGTACGGCGTCCATAGCTGAGCTCAGTCTGGCCGCTCCGGAGGTGTTTCAGTCTCTGGCGCCGTGGGATGAGAAAGAGGAGACGCTTGCACATTATGCCCACCGCTGCCGACAGGCCATGGACGACAACATTAAGGCCAAAGTCAAAACGATGAAGGCCAAAGGCGAACTGCTGCCCATTGTGTCAAAGATACAAATAGTTACAGACTGACGACTCCTTCTGACTGAATCAGAGGCCTACAATACAAACATCATGTACTCGAGGGGTTAAAGAGGGCCGGAACAGCATTCCGGCATCTTCGTTTATTAATAAGTAAATTAATCTAATTGGCAGTTTCACTAGACAGAGAATGTTCAGTTAAAACAGATTGGGGgatgctgttttgccctcattgttctcATGATTGTTCTCTGTGAAGTTTGCTGGAAGTGAAAGTAGCACCGGTGAGTGACTGCATCAGactctgtttaaaaaataacCCTTTAAATGCTTGTCAGCAAGCAGTCATGTACTAACTTGGCAGGAAATTTGGCTTCATGTGCTCCGATTAATTTGGCATGCAGGTAACACACAAGTCATTATCtttgtttaaaggtgctgtaggttggattgtgaagatccaggactcagccaaagaatttgaacatcgacaacaacttctcagtccctccccccctttccgctaaagcccaaaacggtctcctaagcccctccccccacaagggagaatgaatgcgtgtgcatgagcagtgattgtcacgcagttagacacccccccactgcccatggctgctgcacctacATTCACCCTCTGTATACTGTAGGAGCACCTGTCTCTTAATCcctcctcccgaaaaagcccagtctgctctgattggccagcgtgCTTCCTGGAATGTCCAGAGCCTCCGCTCCGTGTTTCactagttgaagctggagctactgcaactgAGCATTTAACAGGAATTTGTACTGTGggaaatcaccaataaagacctctaaaccaaatattacacaaccagacatgtcccagcagtaaaggGACTGGAATTTGGGGAGTAATGACCAGCGttggccaagattacagctatgtcgcgttagcatgtaggtagctacttaatagttagcGGTATGCTAACATTAGGTTGTAATGGaacaaagcagcactttctaccgtcaaaatgccgttagccatgtagctactatagttagcagtggacacaAATGGCGTATTccagcactttctacagtcaaaaatcacagataaaggcttttaaaccaaatactacagaaacagaaaatgtttcaggagtaatgtgaccctGAATTGGGGGGAATTTAacgacactggcagccaagatgacattgtttactgctgTTAGCATGTATTTAGCTACATGCcacaatgttaacaccgcagtgGCTTAAAATCATAGAAGTTCGGCTTAGAGTTGCGTAGAAAcaactgttgaaaccggagtgTTCAGAGCatttggaaatctgaacgttttagctcccaaggatttgtctaaaattcattattttaagtttgggccacgtttaacatggaAATCCAACATAACATTGTAGAtgacggaaaagcataatacgTCACATTTAAGTGCTGTGTAGTGAATGCTCACGTGGTTCACCACAAGTAactaattcatattttaaaggAACTTTAAAGTGTTACATTTGAGAATCGAATTTGGTGTTGTGTTAGAATGAGAATTTGTGTTAGCAGCACCCTCCCCCCTTACAGACCTTATAGTCCCCCCCCCACCTGCCAGatcccactttaacccctgctTGTAGCCTACATATAAAAAGAAAGCATTGGATTCTCGTACACTACTGTTAGATACTGCACCGTTTAAGTCAATAGTCTTCAACATATTCCAAGGTTTATAGTGCAAGGTTGTTgtccttttcctttccttctgaTCACCATGTGGCTGCATTACATTTTTGCCACATTTCTGCTACTGTGATTTCTCCTTGTATGGTTGTGAAACACCCGTGCAAAATTGTGACTCTGGAAAGCCTCTTGCTCTTAGATTCTCCGGGACAGTCACGGCGGCTCAGAGTTCATTATAACCAAGTTCCAGCTTttgaacaaaacaataaaaatgataaacaaTGAGTAACTGGTTAATTCTGTGGTGGTCACTTAAACCACTTCATAACCACGTGGCTCTGCCTTTAATGTTAAATAGTCTGATTGATAACGGGCTTTGAAGTATTAAAGAGTCAGtgacttcatgttttttttttttttttttatgcatggTAATATACCGTAATAATTGTGTTGATTTGTGTGCTACTGACCAATGTTTTACAATAAACCACTCAAAACAGTTAGCATTATGAAGGTAAGCAAGTCGTCCTCATTTTAGAAAGGAAAATATGCTTTTGTCCATGGGCACTGTGtggcaataaaaataaaaaataaaaaaaactaatttcagaCATTCAAGTGGCTAAAGACACCAACGTGTATGGGCACACTTGCCTTCCTCAGGTAACACCCTACCCACGGATGAaggaatgtttttttcccccctttttaatATGGATCACTTTAAAACAGATGTGAACAGCTGAGACACAAAGATCAGTGAGACAAAACAATCAGGACTGACCATAAAACCCTATAATGCAAACATAGCCATGGACTATGCATTTAGACCATCTGCCCcatttttgcaaaacaaaaGTTCAATTCACTATATATACAATTGTGTGACAATTTTATTATCCAAATACGGATACTAATCCATGAATGTAAAAACCTTGAcaaaaaatgttcattttatgGATCAGTGCAGTAAAAGGCAACAGAGCGGGACAGCATTTCTTTCTGTAGAGTTTGTTTTCAGCTCCTGTACTCCTCCACATGATGTTTCACAGCTACCTGGAACCTTCTTCCGACTGCTGCTGAAAAGCTTTCCTAAATTCAGCAGGCTGCTTGTTAGTCtgggaaatgtaaaaatgacagaTTCACCCTCCCCTGAGATTGTTAACAACCTGCCTAACAACTGTCCATTAATCCCAGACTTAAAAGAGAGAAACCGGGAGTGATTGGATGTGGGTctgatgtgcatgtgtgttgtttGAAAGCTTCTTCTCACACCGGGCAGCAGGAGGACAACAAGAGGTTTAAAAAGGTCAAGAAGTCTCAGGTTCCAGGCGTGGTATGACGGGGAGGATGAGGTTCCCGAACGAGGAGTCCTGAGTGATGAAGAAGcctgtggagtgtgtgtgtgcgtgctgcaAGAGAAGATAGTAAGGCAACGGTTTGTGTTATAATACTGACCACGTTTACCATTTCATAGATGTATTAATCCGACAATATGATGTGTGCTTAGAAGTGCCGGATTTCGTTACCTTTGAACGGAGCTAGGCAAGCTGTTTCCCCCCTTATGTCCATTCTTTATgcttagctaagctaaccgcCTTTTGGCTCTGTGTTTGCCAAAAAGATTTTTGAGATTTGACGCCACATTAAAGCATATCACAGTGTTTGAGGCTGATGCACCAACAACCACGCAGTGACTATCGAGCCTCTTTATACTTCTATAATGTGTTTCATGTTGCCTTgaaacctctctctctcgctctctaaaTGGTTTTCAGACCTGTATTCAAGCTGGACATTGGTGTCGAGTAGGTATTCAAACATGACTCAGTACGGGTGCCTTTGTGATGGCGACTTCAGTCTCAAATATCATGAAGCCAAAAACTAATCAACACCGAATGAACACCTAACTGGATATTTACTAAACAACATTATGTATGATTTGAATAAGACGCCCTACTGTAATAATCAACACAAAACATAGATATTAAGAATTAGGATGAGCAACTAAAGTATTGATTCATTTTCCAATGTATAGTCTTTTATGTACAGTCCTTTTGTTGTGCTACTTGTTGCTGTATGTGTAAATGTCTCACCTGCAGGGCAGCTTTCTGCTGGGCAGCGATGTGCTGCTGTTCTGCGTTGTCCCTGAAATCCTTCAGACTAGGTCTGGACAGGGAGATGCTACAGGACAAGAAGGAGGAAAGGACAAGGGGGAAAATGTCAATTTGAATATTGATATATACTTAATTCCccccataaaaaaaaaggttttctccAAGGTTGTGACTGAGACTCCTGTGACCCTCCTTGGCTGAATACTATCCCTACCTGCCTCCAGGAGTGCTCATCAGccgtctcctctccttctctagCTCGGCCAGGATCGCCACCCGCGCCTTGTTTGGAAAGGCtagatgaagaaaaaagaagaggatcgagacagacagacaatgaaGGGATGGAACACTATGTATCAGTAGGATTGGGCaacgagaaccgattcctacttggaatcgtttcaaaaattatgaTTCCAGTAGATGGTTTCTTTATTGGAAATcgcttggaatcgtttagagcaggggtgtcaCACTCAACTTCCCTAAGGGCCACactagaaaatgagaatcacatcaagggccagacatatactttattgcttttatgtaatctttgactgtattattgcaagtttcatatagtcttctcacttacagtttggtcgacaaaaatggcaaagaaaatgccaaaaatgcttggaaaaagcgtaaaaaatgtcgaaaaaaaaacaaaacgtgtggtttagaggatttggtttcaaatccgagcATTGCTTCCCTATTTAATATGCGCAAATTTTGGTtttccgaagcggccaggcgcttgttgtgttgcagccttggagcacagtaagcagcgcctTGTAAAACTggaaaccaccattgaatcaaaacaaaacgttcctcttatttgtgaaaataggcatgtgacccgtttcaactccacccctcaaagaatcggaatcgataagaaccggaatcaagaatcgataagaaccggaatcgaaaggaagaattggaattggactcagaattgttcaaatccaAAGATGCCCAGCCCTATGTATCAGCTAACATAACTTActtcagctaatgatgggaaACACTTTTGAGTAAATGCCGTGATTGTGTTTACCACAAAATAACTGTGAGAACCAATggtatatgaagaaaaaaaatatatctgcaTATATTTTACTGCTTTCTTGCATCACATCCTAAATATTGTAGCACTCAGGTAAAATGAGATAGGTTCACTGTTGGAGGGGAACTACAGAAGTTATAAGACAATTAGCTAGCTATATTTCCTCAAGGGGAAGCGGAAGAGGAGATACAGCTCGATAAAGACAAAGCCCTTCAATACCAATATCGTTTGcccccaaaacaaaaataattaccTTGTCCTGGAGGATTAGTAGCCATGTCGGTGCAGGTAACGTAGGAAGATACaagtccaaataaaaaaaataaaaaatgacagaaaggaTAGTAttatagctaacgttaatggtttgcgttttatttgtgtgtgtttcctttctTCCAGCAAACGATGCGCTGGTTGATAACGGACAACGATAAAAGCCCCCCCGTCGATGATAACTATAACTTAAACTGGAACTGGATGAACTAAACTACACAGAAGTTGCTGTTGTGACAGTAACTTAAAGTTTAAAATAGCGATAAAAAAAGTCTTGCTTATGTACGGTTGATGAGTAGCATGTTGCCACAAACCAAGCACCGGGGTTTTCAGATAGGGAGGTTGGATAGAAGAACGAAGAGGTGTCACTCTGTTTATATTTCCGGTAAAGAAAAACGTTATCAAGAAGAACCAAGAGAAAGGCGAGCCAACGATCATGATGATGAAAGAAGGCCTATATTACCTAAATATTGTTAATTTAATTACTGTTAACTgaagttatttaaatgaataaaggTATCATATGGAGGCCCACTTTGGAGCCCAGATGTCCGGGAAACTATAGGCACATAGGAGATCAAATAAAAATTGTTTCCTCAAATCTTAAATGTATATGCTCCATAAACTTATTACATTAGTCATGACTAGCTTATCATGTAATAACTTGGTCATGTGCACAAGTTGTTccaaagcaaaaataaattactagcacaaatgaaattaaacatttttcaaaCGAATAGAACAGATCCAGCTACtagcttccccccccccccagagctTTCAAACACATCTCACAGTCTTCTTCAGAGGATGAAgtctgctcagttgtcatggagatagTTTAGTGACAATGTCCTTTGAGCAAAGAGTGACGAATCAACCTGGACATATGGTTgagttctggaaaaaaaaaaaaaatagacctTCAGTTgagaatgttttatgttttcaaaacaagatcattcttttttatttatattttttattcatactgACTGCTTTTCCCCCTGGGAATCCGCTGTATGTTTTGTTGATGTTCCAAACAATAAACTTAAAGTCAGTAACAGTTCAGTGATCGTCTCAATAGACGATCTTAATAATTTCATTCGTTGCCTATGTCACGTGGTGCATATGTTTACATCCGGGTTCGTGTAGTTTAACTTCCGGAGGTGCGCCGTAGTAGTCAGCTGACAGTTGTGACCAACCAGCGGGTTCTACATCTCCACTGAAGAGACaggaacagagaaaaaaaaaaagcctcccTCTGTCTACGTTAACCGTATCAACCGCGGAAAACCGGACAGCAGTTACCCCCCCGAAACCCGGCCACGTCTTCCCGCCTCCCGCAGGATGAGTGTCGGCACTCCGAGAGGCCTGGCCAGCTCGGGGCAGAAGCCCATCACGGAGATTCTTCACCCGCTTTCCGCCGCCGAGGAGTCGCTCTCCGTCACCGTCAACCTCGGAGGGGACAAGGTAGGGTCCGCTGTGGCTGCACCGAGACCGAGACCGAGACCTGTTCTGTGGTTTGAGAACAACCAGGGTGATGGAGAGAGGACGGTTAACCTAAACTAACGTTACACTCCACACACGAACCTGTTTTCAGGCTGGCACCAGTGTTTGTGGCTAAATCCATCAAGTAAGTAAACTGATGGAAGTTTAATGGAGAAAAAGGGATACACATTAATCAGCGTATTTCCTGGTTAATGTTCATTAATATTTCCGTTTTCTTTTGAGGTTTACTGCCCATAACTGAAGGTTATGAGTTGACCCTGAACACTTTGAGTTTGCCACAGAATCACTTTTGCATGAAAGCTAAAATCTCAAAATCCTCAAACAGTGTCTTAGCTAGCTATATCACATAAAGGGACTTGCTTTTTCATTACAATACAGCAGcacaatcataaaaaaaaccaaaaacaaaaaaaaaaactactaacGTTAACGATGGGAAGAAAAATACACACTCCAGTTTACACATATTTGGTGAGAAAACACGATATCTCTCATTCCACTTTCTAGAAAGTGAGCTGACATCCTGATCAGCCTAGTGTGCTGACCTGACATCAGTGTGCTGCGTAAACAAGGATGGACCAAGCAAACAAATCACGAAGATTTTATGCTCCCTGCTGTTGTTGTACTTAGGAGTGACACACAGCCACCAATTTGCTTTTGCAGTTAATTATTGCCAATAGGAGATGATGTGATACGTCCTTCCATCAaggttacattttaattttcatttaTGAACACCCAGAGGCAAGAAGTACTTCCACactaattaaaaaatgtgaagCCTGTAAGAGTTCCTCTGTTTACGCCCCAATGGTTCTGGTCCCAGTCTGTCAGCACAATATTCAAACAGTCTGTCAACACACTTCAATACAAGTTGATGGAAAGTTAGATTATGGGCCTGGGAACAAGTAATGACAGTTTTTGGCTTGGATCAGGATCCACGTATAGATTTATTTGGGAAGGGCTTCTTAACAGTGCATTCTTAAAAATCTTCGTATTTTTAGTATCGTGTAGCCTCGGTGGGAAAATGTGCTATCACATAGtgttttgtcatattttaaatattttatttttgaagcaATGCTTTTCGAATGCACCTTCCATAAGAAGTATAATGCTGTGTGAACATATTTTGTACAGCAGAAATGTAACTGTCTTAtcaattttattgtcattgtgtttcttcctttcttttctttttgtttctcctGGGGTCCATGTGAAAAAACTTGCAGTACTTTAGTGTACACACGATGTTAAACACCCACATGTTATCATTTGCCTACTGCTAAGGGTACAGTCTTAGTTTCTTAACCTCAGAAAGCAAACAGGACTTTTTGTTCATACAGACATTTCTGGAAATCTGGAATATGCAGATCATTGCCAGTTCATTTTTGACTAAGTCCCACAATAGCCATAATATAGCGGTGTAAGATGTTGGGTACAACTAGGCCTATTAGCGGTTGCGTGCAATATATAGTAGTCATATCCTTAAGTAGAGGTTGGTGTCATTTAATAGGCCCATTTCACCGGagatattttgacttgtcacagtagaaaaagcacaggtgtaaatggTGAGATAATAATAGCTGAGTTCCATTTACCTGCTTACCTCACTGTCACACTTGAAGAGAACAgtgccatcattaatgttattagtaacacctgggCTTTTCCTActctgacaagtcaaaatgtctgctgtgagaaaggCCTATAAAGATAGTAATGTGGATATGATGACCAACAGGGTTTTTCCCTAACCCATAAATCTCAGCTAAACCTGTCCAATGGGTTTAGAAAATTTGAACTAACCGTAAAGCCCTAAAATGCCACATCTCTATCACAGCATTACAATAAGCAGAGCTCCACATATCCATTCCCAGATCACAATATTGATTATAACATTCatgtccagtatacttgtggggtcccaacagctttgtggggccaaaatgctggaccccacaagtttaaagggctgtttgagacttggttttaggattagggttagaattaggttatggttagggtgagggtaagggttaaggttaggcatttagttgtgatggtaagggtaaggggctagggaatgcattatgtcagtgacggatccccacaaagatagtgaaacaaacgtgtgtgtgtacagtagcagagagagagagcggtgtgAAGAAAGTATGTGTGGTCAGCGCGTGTAGAAAGTGTATACggagtgagagacagagtggtAGCACTTATTTCTCTGGTTCAATTGGAATGTTGCACACATGCCCACTTCAGgcgatttataaaaaaaaaaaaaaaaaaagtgtgtgtgttggaaaaaGCGATAAAGGTTGAACATTACCTGCTTTTTCCGCTTACACCTTAACCTGAAAGAAAGTAGCTCCTTCCTCATGTGAGGCAAAGGAAATATAAAACGTTGTAGCTTCCTTGATGTGAGGCAAGCTGTGACCCCAGAGGACTGGTGAGAAGTTTAGATCATATCAAATGTGGCAGTACCGGTTGTTGTAGTGAGCGATTTAGCTGTTAGTTTTATTTTCAGAGCCAGTTTTGATGATGCATACCTGCTGCATCTGTGTTTTGTCTACCTTCCTGTTGCAGTATTTACATCTTTAGTCTTTGTTTACACTTTCACTTTttagattgaacattagtctggggagtctgctctgtattttctataaataatatagttttttttatatcctttTGGATTTACAGATTAAATCAAACAGCGCTTAGAAGTAGAAAATCAACCACATaattctcttttcttttgtccaaATCTGCACTTACTTTCCACAGCCTCCACTTTTGTCCAGTTATTTGCttttaatagctttttttttttttataagcagTCTGTTCTGTGTTTAGATGGAGCCTGCGGGGGAAATTTTGTTGTTTGCTCTCTACTTGTTGCgatagaaaacagaaaaattgAAAGTTCTAGAACAAGTCTGACGGAGCGTACTTTACACTGAAGTACCTGTGGAAGAGTGTCACCTTCGAATAGTCTATGAATAGTTTTGCATCAGTTTGATAGTGATATTTATCAGTCGGTTTTTGTCAAAACCAGATACTGGTTGTTGCGGTGCAATAATCAATATGACAATCAAATCCAATGCGTAAAAGGCCTGTTTGTCCAGAAAACAGGCCACGAAGGGCTTCAGAGGAAAACTAACACCTGTTAatggacaacaacaaaaaaatgaacaaaatgacAATGTGTTCCTCTCATCAACCTAAATCGGGTCTGACAAGCCATTATTTTCACACAGTTGGAATGGATTTGTATTAAGGCTATGGAAATGTATCCCCTGTCCACAAATGCTCCATTTCTCTCATCTCATCCATCATTCACTTAGAGAGACAGGAGTTGTGTCAGATGATGTTGGCTGTGTACGCGGCAGCAGCCTCAACAAGGGCCCCATTGACCGAGAGAAACAAACTGAATCGCCATGAATCCATCAGCTCTTTGTTTGCAGCCGTTACCACATTGCAGCATCTGAATTTGATGTCACCATTGTCTCTGTGCACGCAGGAAGCGGGGCTGACCAACGGCACGCCGGTTGAGACGTCGAGTCCCGCCTCCACGTCCTCGCTGTTCAACAGGCTGCAGCTGGACGACGACCTGGAAGCAGATGTCCGGGACCCCTACGCAGAAACCACAGAAACCCGTGACCTCTTTGTCACAGTCAGCGACCCAAAGAAGCACGTCTCCACCATGGAGACCTACATCACCTACAGAGTCTCCACCAAGGTCTGCTATTGGCTGGTGTCATGGTGACACAGTCTACCTGGTTTTCTTTGGACAGTAGGGGCTGTATGAAACTTCCATCTGGCGTAATATTGGTTAATATTCtcagattccagcttcttaaatgtgaatattttctagtttcttcactcccctgtgacagtaaactgaatatcattgggttgtggacaaaacgagacatttgaggacgtcatcttgggctttgggaaacactgattgacatttcAATCAATGATTGACACAATTTTCTGACGTTTAAAGGTCCAGACGCAcaaagccgataatcggccgtcggacagtctggcgaggtcagtgactcgagtctgttccgtgtgttccgtgccgtcgtccgtacGAGGGgccatcggccttcattttggacgatttgacatgtataatcggcggggcgggcactgccggcagtcggactcaaatgagccatctgattggtagagtgctaacccggaaaaggggagcggaatgagcgtgactaaagtctctcaaaatctgacgaaaacgttttaaactgacctttgtcgatctgaaatgaagacagattcagcaactgcatggcctatttctcgcttcaaatgttttcagaaacacgtttcggtgaactattttagttcaatatgagatcatattctgaacaagccgccatgacagtatggctttgaatttccggagaaaccagacccacgtgacgcgctcgtccatatgtctgtgtgtatgtatatgtatgtatgtatatatatatatatatatatatatatatatatatatatatatatatgtatatatgtatgtatatatatatatatatgtatatatatatagtgtatgtgtgtgtatatatatatatatatatatatatatatatatatatatatatatatatgtatgtgtatatatatatatatatatatgtgtgtgtgtgtatatatatatatatatatatatatatatatatatatatatatatatatatatatatatattctatactCCTTCACATCCGTCTGTAAGTAAACAGCAGCAGATCTCAAAACCACCACTCTGCCTGACACAAGTTGATTTGCTCCGACTTTCAGCAGGGAATCCTAGCTTTGGAGGCCTTTCTATCGTGTAATGAAAGAAACAAATTCAGATGAAGACCCTGCCAGGAGCTGCCGGGCAGCGTCATGACAACAGTTGCTATGTGCACTATGGTGCTTCGGCTCAGAGGACGAAGACAAATATCACAGCCCAATATGAGCGCAAAGTGTTAATTGAGAGCATGTGGGGGCTGTCTTTTAatacttttgtttgtgtgtgtgtgtgtgtgtgtgtgtgcgcgtgctgtCAGCTATATTTCATGGTAAATAAGCATGTACAGTAATCCTGCTGAGCTGGccaccctgttttttttttttctacttcagACAACACGGGTAGAGTTTGACCTGCCCGAGTACTGCGTGCAGCGGCGCTACCAGGACTTTGACTGGCTGAGGACCAAGTTGGAGGACAGCCAGCCGACCCACCTCATCCCTGTAGGTcaaatcagtccttccagaaaaatgtggagtttttttgtgattgttgcgggcaaaaatccttgattatgcggcacgttttcttaaaaagtgCGATGGAATACgagggatatttatgcaattttatgcgatgaaattgcgggaacttgcaaaaactgcggtttcatcatggcttcatcgcggggtttgcagcttttcgatgatgttcacgtcgcgtaattacgtcacttcataacgtcacttcataacgtcgccaTGGCAACAAGGGAAAATGGCtactcttgtgtgaagtaaacgc is drawn from Sander vitreus isolate 19-12246 chromosome 16, sanVit1, whole genome shotgun sequence and contains these coding sequences:
- the LOC144531662 gene encoding SOSS complex subunit C-like, translated to MATNPPGQAFPNKARVAILAELEKERRRLMSTPGGSISLSRPSLKDFRDNAEQQHIAAQQKAALQHAHTHSTGFFITQDSSFGNLILPVIPRLEPETS